The Chryseobacterium shigense region ATGAGAGCGAATAGGCCTACAACCAAAGAATATGTAATAGAAGGAAGTCCATATACAACCGGAGATAAGTTCAATAAGGTAATTATTAAAGGCTTTAGTAAAGATGTTCAGGATCTTCGCTATAATGCTTATGAAGATGAAATGGAATTTAAAAAAGATGATGAATTATTTTATACCAATAAAGAGGATAATGTCAAAATACAATTTCCTGATATTGGCAAAATCTATGAATCTCTGACTTATACCTATGATGGGAAAACAAAATCCGGATACTTGGTATTATTGGTAGATAGCCCGAAATTTTCGCTTTATAAAAGAGAAAAAGTGGAATTGCTGAAGGGAGAAAAAAGTACTAATTCATTTACAAAGGATGCTAATGATTATTATGCAAAAGATAAAGATCTATACCTGATTACCAAGGACAAAAAGTTCTTCAAATTCCCCAAGAACTCAGCTGATGCTGCCGAAGTCTTTTCAGTAGATAAAAAAGAACTGGACAGCTTCGTAAAGTTTAATAAAATCAATTTCAGTAAAGAACCTGATATGATAAAACTGGTAGAATTTGTGAACAAGTAAACACCATATCTTAACCCCTGCTTCCCGCAGGGGTTTTTGTTTCCTTTTATTTCTTATTTTTGCTGTACAAAAGTTCATAATGAGATCCTCTTAGATTCCACATGATTTTTGAACAATATAAATGAACGTATGAAGTACATCCTTATTATAATCATCTTCTTCGGTTTTGTTGCAAAGGCCCAGGTTGTTAATAAAACAGATAATAAAAATCCGCAGAAAGAAGAAGATACCCTTGTCATAGATACCGGGAAAAAAGATTCTCTGAAAATTTTTAAACCTACTATTAATGATTACCTGTATCAGACTCAGTTCTCTGAAAAGAAAATTTTTGATACAGTGATGACCGCTGAGAAGACCAATATCTTTTCTCAGTATAACAATAAGGATAACTTTGGAAAAGCCCAGGTTGCCAATATAGGGGCAGGCTTCAATCCTTTGATTTATGAGGTAAATCCCGAGCAGAATTTGTCTTTACTTCCAGCCAATAAATCATATATGATCATTGGTGCTGATGAAGTAAAATATTATGATGTAAAAACACCTACAGCCGCATTCATTTATCATACGGCTATGAAAAATGGGGCAGCATTGAATTCTACCTACACGCAGAACATAGGAAAAAGATTCAACTTTGCCCTTGAATATATGGGGCTTCGTTCCCAGGGATTTTATAGAAACTCGCTGGCATCGAACAACAATACAATATTTTCAGGACATTATATTTCCAAAAGTGGAAATTATGAGTTATTTGCGCATTATCTTCATCAGAATGTAAACAATCAGGAAAGTGGTGGAATTACAGAAGATGATCTGTTCCAGAATGGAGACAGCAACTATAAGAACCGGCAAAATGCCCAGGTGAATCTGGCTTCATCAAGTTCTCAGTATTCCTACAGGAGATATTATCTCAGCCATCAGTTTACGCCATTCAATTCGGAAAAATTTCCTTTCAGTATAAGACACACCTTGTCCCATCAGGGAAACAAATATTTTTATAATCAGGGAGCAGTAGAATCTTATTGGTATGATAATACTTCGGAACTGATCAACGGCTTCCCCCTTACTACAAAAAAATATTCAGACAACTTCAGTAATACATTGAGTCTTGTTTTTAATAATGAAAGATTCAAGCTTGATGGAGGAGTAAGATATCAGATGCTGAAGTTTGGAGTAAGAGATCTTATTACAGTAAACGGAACAGCGCTTCCGGGTGAGCTTAAGGAAAACAGAATTGGAGCTGTAGGAAATCTTCAGGTAAAGCTTTGGGACAAATTCCAGCTGAAATCCTTTTTGGAGTTTTCCAATGGAAGCCAGTTCGGAAGCTACCTCAGAACAGCCAATAACATAAAGTTCGAACCTATAAAAGATTATTTTGTAAACGCAAAAGTAAACTTCCAGAGTGCCTATCCTTCATTCAATTACCTTTTGAACACTTCCGTTTACAATAAATACAATTATTATCTGGAAAATGCCAAAAACCAAACGGTAACAGAAATCGGGGGAAGTGTGAATCTGAAATGGTTCAAAACTGAAATCTTCGCCAATTATTTCAGAATAGATAATTATACTTATTTTAATGCTGACGGAGCGCCACAACAGAGCAATAATTCATTGAACATTTCCCAGATCGGGGGAGATGCTACCTTCAGTTTTGGGAAATTCCACCTTAATACGAGACTTCATTTCCAGAATGCATTAACGAACAAAGACCTTCTTCCAATGCCAGGTTTTATCGGAAGAGCCAATTTCTTCTTCCAGAGTCAGGCATTCAAAAAAGCGGCGGAAATCCAGGCAGGTTTGAAAGTCTATTATTTCTCAAAATTTGCATCAAGAGATTACTTCCCGATTCTGAACGAATATACTCTGCCTAATGCTGAGGCATTCTCCATCGGAGGGCAGCCTATTGTGGACCTTTATGTTAATATGAAGGTAAAAAAAATGTTCTTCTATGTAGAAGGCCAGCAGATAGGAACTTTTATTTCCAACAATAAAGCATATGCATTTCCACACTATCCGGTTTACGATTTTAGGTTAAATATTGGAATTGTGTGGTATTTGTTCAACTAAAAGCAAAACAAAGTTGAAAACAGTAAATAAAATATCTTTTAATGATATAGAAAGCATTCCTCAGCTTGTAAAAGATTTTCTGAATCAAAACATTGAGGGCTTTGAAAAAAATACCTTTTCTTTAGATCATTTTAAAGATCAGATTCATCTCAAGCAGAATTCATTTACACAGGATCAGAGAACAATCTTGTCCAATGTACTGGAAAGACAGCTTTCAGGGCTTACCCTTTCCTCAAAACAGAAAGAAAACCTTGAAAACTTAAAACTGCCGGGTACATTTACAATTACTACAGGGCATCAGCTGAACCTTTTTTCCGGGCCTGTTTTCTTCGTCTATAAAATTTTACAGACCATTAAAACATGCGCTTACCTGAAAGAAAATTTTCCTGATTTTAATTTTGTACCGGTGTACTGGATGGCCTCGGAAGATCACGATTTCGCCGAGATCAATCATTTCAAAACCGAACATAATTATTATGAGATCAATGAGAAATCCGGCGGGCCGGTAGGCAGAATAACCATCAGCGATACATTTTTCATTTCCGAATTTGAAAAAGAATTTAAAGATTCCATATTCGGGACAGAATTGATTCTGATGATGAAAGAAGCCTACAAAACAGGAAATACACTTACAGAAGCAATTAAAATTCTGGTCAACAGGCTTTTTTCCGAATTCGGGTTGCTGATTATAGATGGCGATTCCAAGGAACTCAAAGATCAGATCAAAGATATTTTCAAAGACGAGCTGCTGAATTTCAGCTTACACAAAAACTCAAAAGAAAAAGTAAATTTTCTGACGGGAAAATATGGAAAAGTACAGGTTAATCCACGCGATATTAATCTTTTTTACCTTTCTGAAACCAGAGACCGTATTGATTTTGACGGTGAGCAATATATCGTAGTAGATACAGATAAAAGGTTTACCCGTGAAGAAATACTTCAGGAGCTGGAAAACCATCCCGAAAACTTCAGTCCGAATGCTTTAATGCGTCCGGTTTATCAGGAAAAAGTACTTCCTAACCTGGCTTATATCGGAGGAAATGCAGAGATCATGTACTGGCTGGAACTTAAAGATTA contains the following coding sequences:
- the bshC gene encoding bacillithiol biosynthesis cysteine-adding enzyme BshC → MKTVNKISFNDIESIPQLVKDFLNQNIEGFEKNTFSLDHFKDQIHLKQNSFTQDQRTILSNVLERQLSGLTLSSKQKENLENLKLPGTFTITTGHQLNLFSGPVFFVYKILQTIKTCAYLKENFPDFNFVPVYWMASEDHDFAEINHFKTEHNYYEINEKSGGPVGRITISDTFFISEFEKEFKDSIFGTELILMMKEAYKTGNTLTEAIKILVNRLFSEFGLLIIDGDSKELKDQIKDIFKDELLNFSLHKNSKEKVNFLTGKYGKVQVNPRDINLFYLSETRDRIDFDGEQYIVVDTDKRFTREEILQELENHPENFSPNALMRPVYQEKVLPNLAYIGGNAEIMYWLELKDYFEAVRIPFPVLIPRNSMLFIKEKTVGKIEKLDLNIHDFFGNFTAITNQKILKDSNVLSLLEEKELLLEKNFSELTSAAETTERSFGNMVKAEEVRQLKSFKRMKKRLLHAEKIKQGELLERLEKLFLDVHPSKTWQERVYNFSVFFSDYGYSWLENCWEEMVVQESKLIIVAI
- a CDS encoding putative porin, with translation MKYILIIIIFFGFVAKAQVVNKTDNKNPQKEEDTLVIDTGKKDSLKIFKPTINDYLYQTQFSEKKIFDTVMTAEKTNIFSQYNNKDNFGKAQVANIGAGFNPLIYEVNPEQNLSLLPANKSYMIIGADEVKYYDVKTPTAAFIYHTAMKNGAALNSTYTQNIGKRFNFALEYMGLRSQGFYRNSLASNNNTIFSGHYISKSGNYELFAHYLHQNVNNQESGGITEDDLFQNGDSNYKNRQNAQVNLASSSSQYSYRRYYLSHQFTPFNSEKFPFSIRHTLSHQGNKYFYNQGAVESYWYDNTSELINGFPLTTKKYSDNFSNTLSLVFNNERFKLDGGVRYQMLKFGVRDLITVNGTALPGELKENRIGAVGNLQVKLWDKFQLKSFLEFSNGSQFGSYLRTANNIKFEPIKDYFVNAKVNFQSAYPSFNYLLNTSVYNKYNYYLENAKNQTVTEIGGSVNLKWFKTEIFANYFRIDNYTYFNADGAPQQSNNSLNISQIGGDATFSFGKFHLNTRLHFQNALTNKDLLPMPGFIGRANFFFQSQAFKKAAEIQAGLKVYYFSKFASRDYFPILNEYTLPNAEAFSIGGQPIVDLYVNMKVKKMFFYVEGQQIGTFISNNKAYAFPHYPVYDFRLNIGIVWYLFN